The stretch of DNA CTGTGGGCCGACGATCCGCTGTACCCGATTGCGAGGCGCAGCAACATTCGCATTGTCGAGGTCGACGCGGCGCGTCCAGTGGATGGCGCCCTGCCCGGGATTGCCGTGCAACCGGGAATCAAGGTCGATGGCTTGAACAGTCAGCCATGGCTGGCGAGCAACAACATGGGGCGCATGGCCGACGTGATGGCGGCGGATCTGGTGCGCCTGGCGCCGTCCGCCAAACCGAAAATCGAGGCCAACCTGGCGGCATTGAAACAGCGCTTGCTCAGGCTCAGTGCCGACAGCGAAGCGCGTCTGGCCGAGGCCGACAACCTGAGCGTGATGAGCCTTAGCGATCACTTCGGTTACCTGATCGGCAGCCTGAATCTGGAGCTGATCGGCGAGGATCCACGACCGGATGCCGAATGGACTCCGGAGGATCTGCAGAAACTCACGGCGACGCTCAAGGACAACGACGTGGCGCTGGTGCTGCATCATCGTCAGCCATCGGAAGCGGTGAAAGCGGCGATTGCCGAGTCGGGGAGTCGCTTGCTGGTGTTGAGTACCGATGCCGAGGATCCGGTGGCGGAGCTGGAGGGGAATGTGGATTTGCTGCTCAAGGGGCTGAGCGGGGCGTAGTTTCAGTTGCACCGCGTTATCGCTCTTCGCGAGCAGGCTCGCTCCCACACTGGATCTGTGTCACTCATAAATCCCCTGTGGGATCGAGCCTGCTCGCGAAGAGGCCCGCCAAAACACCACAAATGCCGGCCATGAAAAAACCCGCTGACTGTCACCAGTCCAGCGGGTTTCTTTTTGGCCGACGAGTTACTGAGCAGCCGCCTGCCCTTCCATCTTCTGGCGCAGGCTCAGCGGACGCATGTCGGTCCAGACTTCCTCGATGTAGGCCAGACATTCCTTTTTCAGGCCGCTCTTGCCCACGGTGCGCCAGCCTTGCGGCACGGCTTTGTAATCCGGCCAGATCGAATATTGCTCTTCGTGGTTGACCACGACCTGAAAGAGGATGTCCTCGCGGTCGAATACTGACGTCATGCTGGTTCTCCATCACAGTAGGGGTGGGCTGCACACGGGGTGCAGCCGGGTATGTAGAAAGAACGTTGGGCGCTGAGAAAAATTTACCCGGCGGCCGTGGCGGCGGCCAAGGCACGGCCGAAGATCTCGGCAACGCGGTCGATTTCCGCAGCGCTGATCACCAGTGGCGGCAGGAAACGCACCACCGCGCCATGGCGGCCGCCCAGCTCCAGAATCAGCCCGCGCTTGAGGCATTCGCGCTGCACCAGCGGTGCCAGGCGGGCGAAGGCCGGCGGATGGCCGAGGGCATCCGGCGTACCGTTCGGGTCCACCAGTTCGACACCGAGCATCAAGCCGCGACCACGAATGTCGCCCAGTTGCGGGAAGTCTCGTTGCAGGATGCGCAGGTGTTCGCTCAGACGCTCGCCCATGGCGGCAGCGTGTTCGCAGACCTTGTGCTCAAGCAGATAACGCATCACCGCAGAACCGGCGGCCATTGCCATCTGATTGCCACGGAAGGTGCCGGCATGGGCGCCCGGTTGCCAGGTGTCGAGCCAGTCGCGATA from Pseudomonas sp. P8_229 encodes:
- a CDS encoding metal ABC transporter substrate-binding protein, whose protein sequence is MAFSLRKLTLAMALCGVVCSPLLAAENPKPLRVLASLPITYGLGEVLLKGTDVSLERAAPANLPGSRQTAYFTGRGAPALGKLASGADAVIGVRSLWADDPLYPIARRSNIRIVEVDAARPVDGALPGIAVQPGIKVDGLNSQPWLASNNMGRMADVMAADLVRLAPSAKPKIEANLAALKQRLLRLSADSEARLAEADNLSVMSLSDHFGYLIGSLNLELIGEDPRPDAEWTPEDLQKLTATLKDNDVALVLHHRQPSEAVKAAIAESGSRLLVLSTDAEDPVAELEGNVDLLLKGLSGA
- a CDS encoding MbtH family protein; this encodes MTSVFDREDILFQVVVNHEEQYSIWPDYKAVPQGWRTVGKSGLKKECLAYIEEVWTDMRPLSLRQKMEGQAAAQ